From the Candidatus Bathyarchaeota archaeon genome, one window contains:
- a CDS encoding GNAT family N-acetyltransferase, producing the protein MKMQQVFKLRKFKPDDLQAVMRINRFCLPENYTDMFFMDLHKRFPETFIVAEEKGVIAGYIMCRIEVGLGNFGLSGLIRKGHVVSIAVLPPARRQGVASALIKKAMEGMAHYKAKQIYLEVRVTNDIGINLYKKAGLDITKTINGYYSDGENAYVMSKKL; encoded by the coding sequence ATGAAGATGCAACAAGTGTTCAAGTTGCGAAAGTTCAAGCCTGATGATTTACAGGCAGTTATGCGGATTAACCGTTTTTGTTTACCCGAAAACTACACTGACATGTTCTTTATGGACTTGCATAAGCGTTTTCCTGAAACCTTTATCGTGGCAGAAGAAAAAGGCGTCATCGCAGGTTATATCATGTGCCGCATCGAAGTTGGCTTGGGCAACTTTGGCTTAAGCGGGTTAATCCGCAAAGGACACGTAGTCTCCATAGCAGTTTTGCCCCCTGCCCGACGCCAAGGCGTAGCCTCCGCCCTGATCAAAAAAGCCATGGAAGGCATGGCACACTACAAAGCCAAACAAATCTACCTTGAAGTCCGCGTCACAAACGACATCGGCATCAACCTCTACAAAAAAGCAGGCCTAGACATAACCAAAACCATAAACGGCTACTACTCCGACGGCGAAAACGCCTACGTAATGAGCAAGAAACTCTAA
- a CDS encoding Lrp/AsnC family transcriptional regulator, protein MVRAVLSPADPTEDMDAVDCKILRTLQENAKLSFNKLARKVDISVGTAYNRVKHLEAQGLIKGYSARIDSSKLGFSLTAIIFVKAQSGYLAPVAKKISQDKNVISVYEVTGDFDAVVIAKFTDRETLSKYMKHLAAMPNIKRATMNVALNTVKEDFRILLPPNFKP, encoded by the coding sequence GTGGTTCGAGCTGTGCTTTCTCCTGCAGACCCCACAGAAGACATGGATGCTGTGGACTGCAAAATTCTCAGAACGCTTCAGGAAAACGCCAAACTGAGCTTCAATAAACTAGCCCGCAAAGTGGATATTTCAGTTGGAACCGCCTATAACCGCGTAAAACATTTGGAAGCCCAAGGTCTAATAAAAGGTTACAGCGCAAGAATTGACTCATCAAAACTGGGTTTTTCCCTGACAGCTATAATCTTCGTAAAAGCCCAAAGCGGCTACTTAGCTCCTGTAGCAAAGAAAATATCTCAGGACAAGAATGTAATTAGTGTATATGAAGTAACAGGAGATTTTGACGCCGTGGTCATAGCCAAGTTTACCGACCGAGAAACCCTAAGCAAATACATGAAGCACCTAGCAGCTATGCCCAACATCAAACGCGCAACCATGAACGTCGCGTTAAACACCGTCAAAGAGGACTTTAGAATCCTGCTGCCCCCTAACTTCAAACCATAA
- a CDS encoding radical SAM protein — MSKKGPLYILPWRCTFACDIGCVHCPSASKPPFPDEIDTQTALKMVEQIRDFGASFFGISGGEPLLRKDLFEIIAYAKKLGLNSSIITDGHLMDDAAFENIVKYEVRVSVSIDGAKEANDAIRGEGTYDKALSAIERLSKVNLLNCLVYTLANAGSKTNATDEDFTHVLDLAKKYGARWVIFHQYIPYSRSEKDLKASPTPEQYEWAWNKLYDLQAVYKGKPEINVYCPFFARIAKQRGMPDFDKWYNNFFLGRCFFGKFMSIAENGDAIPCSFNDVYRLGNVKDKSIAQIWDDMQSSDFFNKVKDKRNIKGKCGVCEYLDICGACRTAAYFLTGDIMGSDPSCAYIPKTLRKK; from the coding sequence GTGAGTAAGAAAGGACCTTTGTATATTTTGCCTTGGCGGTGCACATTTGCTTGTGACATCGGCTGTGTGCATTGTCCATCCGCATCTAAACCCCCATTCCCAGACGAAATCGACACCCAAACTGCTTTGAAGATGGTTGAGCAAATCCGCGATTTTGGTGCAAGCTTTTTTGGCATCAGCGGCGGCGAACCCCTTCTGCGCAAGGACCTCTTCGAGATAATTGCGTACGCCAAGAAACTGGGCTTGAATTCCAGCATCATCACTGACGGACACCTGATGGATGACGCGGCATTTGAGAACATCGTGAAGTATGAGGTTCGCGTATCAGTGAGCATTGATGGCGCCAAAGAAGCTAATGACGCGATTAGGGGCGAAGGAACCTATGATAAGGCATTGTCGGCTATTGAGCGTTTGTCGAAGGTGAATTTGCTTAACTGCCTTGTGTACACCTTAGCTAACGCGGGCTCGAAAACAAATGCTACTGACGAGGATTTTACGCATGTTTTGGATTTAGCCAAAAAATACGGTGCCCGCTGGGTAATCTTCCACCAGTACATACCGTATAGCCGTAGCGAAAAAGACCTCAAAGCCTCGCCAACGCCCGAGCAGTACGAGTGGGCATGGAACAAACTCTATGACCTGCAAGCCGTCTATAAAGGCAAACCCGAAATCAACGTTTACTGCCCCTTCTTTGCACGCATAGCCAAACAACGTGGCATGCCCGACTTTGACAAATGGTACAACAACTTCTTTTTGGGCAGGTGCTTCTTTGGAAAATTCATGAGCATAGCAGAAAACGGCGATGCCATACCCTGCAGCTTCAACGATGTCTACCGCTTAGGCAACGTCAAAGACAAATCCATAGCGCAAATCTGGGACGACATGCAATCCTCAGACTTCTTTAACAAGGTCAAAGACAAACGCAACATCAAAGGCAAATGCGGAGTCTGCGAGTACCTTGACATCTGCGGAGCCTGCCGAACCGCCGCTTACTTCCTCACAGGAGACATCATGGGCTCCGACCCAAGCTGCGCATATATACCCAAAACTCTGCGCAAAAAATAG
- a CDS encoding ribbon-helix-helix protein, CopG family, which produces MPKNPTRITVAFDQPTTTLLEKISEETDMSNSEIMRRALRFYYDNNALTDPAVRKKVYAYMDLLLDGEHLILDNDHWLLFLRLIENCPDQEKFWNEHREVARAHHEQLKSKVRSPEEILTRLEVCNFYRLTKNSDKEFTLIFGSETPKKFVRIFLEEFFSAMNFRVEIKENLTKLNITVKS; this is translated from the coding sequence ATGCCCAAAAACCCCACACGAATAACCGTCGCATTTGACCAGCCAACTACAACTTTGCTGGAGAAAATCAGTGAAGAAACCGACATGTCAAACAGTGAGATAATGCGCCGCGCCCTAAGATTCTACTATGACAACAACGCATTAACTGATCCTGCAGTGCGCAAGAAAGTCTACGCGTATATGGACTTGCTTCTTGACGGTGAGCACTTAATTCTTGACAACGACCACTGGCTCTTGTTTTTGCGGCTCATCGAAAACTGTCCTGACCAAGAAAAATTCTGGAACGAACACCGCGAAGTTGCCCGCGCCCATCACGAACAGCTAAAAAGTAAGGTACGCTCTCCAGAGGAAATTCTAACGCGCCTTGAAGTCTGCAACTTTTACCGTTTAACCAAAAACTCCGACAAGGAATTCACGTTGATTTTCGGGTCAGAAACACCCAAAAAGTTCGTGCGCATCTTCCTTGAAGAATTCTTCTCTGCCATGAATTTCCGTGTGGAAATCAAAGAAAACCTAACTAAACTCAACATTACTGTTAAGTCGTAG
- the larA gene encoding nickel-dependent lactate racemase produces MVDVWLPYGKTDVCVRVPARNFLGSIEPNEREGCPDAKAEVERALNEPIGTKRLSEIAQPDSKVAIVVDDATRKAPSEVMLLPVLAELNKAGVKDEAVTVIFGCGTHRPVTPEEAFKLLGEEAVNRVTVISHNCRADDLVHLGTTSSGNKVMVNRVFAEADVRVLLGDVGFHYYAGYGGGRKSVLPAVAGEETIKHNHAMMLKASARTGVLEGNPVHEDMTEAAKMAKVDFIVNVVANSKDEVVAAFAGDLEAAFMEGVKLVDEMFRVSVDRRAEIVVVSCGGAPSDMNLYQAYKAVDGALEVVKRGGIIVLVAECAEGHGNQNFYDWMSRFSDVKQAEREIKRNFVLGGHKAYYLLKALQNHQIILVSSLPDYYASNIFKMKTARAVNEALNEAFNIVGRAARVWTIPHGNCVLPTVKAADN; encoded by the coding sequence ATGGTTGATGTTTGGTTGCCTTATGGAAAAACTGATGTGTGCGTTAGGGTTCCTGCCCGCAACTTTTTGGGCTCCATTGAACCTAACGAACGCGAGGGTTGCCCTGACGCAAAAGCCGAAGTTGAACGCGCCCTCAACGAACCCATAGGCACCAAACGGTTAAGCGAAATCGCCCAGCCCGACAGCAAAGTTGCTATAGTCGTGGATGATGCTACCCGAAAAGCCCCCAGCGAAGTCATGCTGTTGCCCGTGCTTGCGGAACTCAACAAAGCAGGCGTAAAAGACGAAGCGGTAACCGTGATTTTTGGCTGCGGCACCCACCGCCCCGTAACCCCAGAGGAAGCCTTCAAACTTTTAGGCGAAGAAGCCGTCAACAGAGTCACGGTAATTAGCCATAACTGCCGCGCAGACGATTTGGTGCATTTAGGAACCACAAGCAGCGGAAACAAAGTCATGGTGAACCGCGTTTTTGCCGAAGCAGACGTTAGGGTACTGCTAGGCGATGTGGGTTTTCATTACTATGCGGGTTATGGGGGAGGGCGAAAAAGCGTTTTGCCTGCTGTTGCCGGGGAAGAAACAATCAAGCATAACCATGCGATGATGCTCAAGGCTTCTGCGCGAACAGGCGTCTTGGAGGGAAACCCCGTGCATGAAGACATGACCGAAGCCGCCAAGATGGCAAAAGTTGATTTCATTGTGAACGTGGTTGCCAACAGCAAGGACGAGGTAGTGGCGGCGTTTGCGGGGGATTTGGAGGCGGCGTTCATGGAGGGCGTCAAGCTGGTTGATGAAATGTTTCGTGTATCTGTTGACCGCCGAGCTGAGATTGTGGTTGTTAGCTGCGGAGGCGCCCCCTCGGACATGAATCTGTATCAGGCGTACAAGGCTGTGGATGGCGCGTTGGAAGTTGTGAAACGCGGCGGCATTATCGTGTTGGTTGCTGAATGCGCGGAAGGTCATGGGAACCAAAACTTTTACGACTGGATGAGTCGTTTCTCAGACGTAAAACAAGCCGAACGCGAAATCAAACGCAACTTCGTCTTGGGCGGACACAAAGCGTATTACCTGCTAAAAGCCCTGCAAAACCACCAAATCATCCTGGTTTCCTCTTTGCCTGATTACTATGCATCTAACATATTCAAAATGAAAACCGCTCGCGCCGTGAACGAAGCCCTAAACGAAGCCTTCAACATCGTAGGCAGAGCCGCACGCGTCTGGACCATACCCCACGGAAACTGCGTCTTACCCACCGTTAAAGCCGCCGACAACTAA
- a CDS encoding Lrp/AsnC family transcriptional regulator, with translation MPRAFVLINVESGAEDEVLTELRSLNFVEESYFSYGVYDIIAKVHADTMEQLKEMVTLNVRTLPKVRSTLTLIMMEE, from the coding sequence ATGCCTAGAGCGTTTGTGCTGATAAATGTTGAATCAGGCGCCGAAGATGAAGTTCTAACAGAACTAAGGAGCCTTAACTTTGTGGAAGAATCCTACTTCTCTTACGGAGTATACGACATCATAGCAAAAGTGCACGCGGACACCATGGAGCAACTAAAAGAAATGGTTACGTTAAACGTCAGGACTCTTCCAAAAGTCAGGTCAACCTTGACGCTGATCATGATGGAAGAGTAA
- a CDS encoding PAS domain S-box protein, with translation MINVKNDVLCDGDEIETGEVHVLALVFDKSAVLPLLKELEKKGGITVDVVYSVNDARGFLARSKVDALLVHWVFPKKDDVAICEQLSEQALGVPLIVLVPNKKLPEAHAQALHFGLDVAEYFEVTEKTKASAQLVCTILNLVKKKRAFEDLKAKEEKFQAIIEAAKDGIVLIDSKGKITFWNKAAQTIFGYTKKEAMGKTLDFLMPSTHIEVFRQSQQKMFEGLNAKGAKAFPSRVAQLPGKRKDGAVIPTEMSMSALTISDKWQGLAIIRDATESQKAENEISRQKERSRAILDSSPDAIIFIDLSGKIIDCNNAAVNLFLYPKTELIGKNALDLSPETGRDEATKFVERVSQIGIVRNEETLAVNKKGETFSLEYSGGLFKDKFNRPAGLVLIGRDITERKNAELEMAKAKERFRVYVENSPVAVFVANPEGKYEYANEAASKLLGYSCDELLTMSIPQLLFEEDLQTALKSFAEVKKTGRSLSEVALKTKTGRHVYVILNSVQLPDGNLLAFCENVTQRKKAEQELLFQTERVRATFAASPDAILNIDLAGRIVDCNDAVLELFCYESKEQIIGRLCLDLVAESERERTLTDLKAVIETNKIIRNKEFKGLKGNGEEFTIEVSSSTFKGSTGKIAGVIATARDITDRKKAETQIRLLSSVAQQTIEGIAVSDNNGKILFVNSAWLKMHGYTEEDTSDLIGHWIAAFYYNPQLESLALNTSPENVFRGRITQVRKDGTTFPALATLSPLKNENGDAIGVIHMAKNLTEIVRDIRDVGVTKPDRSSVAIT, from the coding sequence ATGATTAATGTCAAAAATGATGTGCTGTGTGATGGAGACGAAATAGAAACGGGCGAGGTTCATGTTTTAGCTCTTGTCTTTGACAAGTCTGCCGTTTTGCCTTTATTAAAAGAGTTGGAGAAAAAAGGAGGCATAACGGTTGATGTGGTTTATTCTGTTAATGATGCTCGCGGTTTTTTGGCAAGGTCAAAGGTTGATGCTTTACTGGTGCACTGGGTTTTTCCCAAAAAAGACGACGTGGCAATTTGTGAACAGTTAAGCGAGCAAGCTTTGGGTGTTCCTTTAATCGTGTTAGTGCCAAACAAGAAACTCCCTGAAGCACACGCGCAGGCACTGCATTTTGGATTAGACGTAGCAGAATACTTTGAAGTCACCGAAAAAACCAAAGCCTCTGCACAGCTTGTCTGCACCATCCTGAACTTGGTTAAAAAGAAACGCGCCTTTGAAGACCTAAAAGCCAAAGAAGAAAAATTCCAAGCCATAATCGAAGCCGCAAAAGACGGCATAGTACTAATTGACTCCAAAGGAAAAATCACTTTTTGGAACAAAGCCGCCCAGACAATCTTTGGTTACACCAAAAAAGAAGCCATGGGCAAGACTCTTGATTTTTTGATGCCGTCCACGCATATTGAGGTTTTCCGTCAGAGTCAGCAAAAAATGTTTGAAGGCTTAAACGCGAAGGGTGCAAAGGCGTTTCCCAGCAGGGTAGCTCAGCTTCCAGGCAAACGAAAAGACGGCGCCGTTATCCCCACCGAAATGTCCATGTCCGCGTTGACGATTAGCGACAAATGGCAGGGGTTAGCCATAATCCGCGACGCCACTGAAAGTCAAAAAGCCGAAAACGAGATTTCACGACAAAAAGAACGCTCCCGAGCCATACTCGACTCTTCCCCCGACGCCATCATATTCATCGACCTATCTGGAAAAATCATTGACTGCAACAACGCAGCAGTTAACCTGTTTCTTTACCCAAAAACAGAACTAATCGGCAAGAACGCCTTGGACTTATCACCTGAAACTGGCCGTGATGAAGCCACAAAATTTGTTGAACGCGTTTCCCAAATTGGTATAGTCCGTAACGAGGAGACTTTAGCCGTAAATAAGAAGGGTGAAACGTTTAGTTTGGAGTATTCTGGGGGTCTTTTTAAAGACAAGTTTAATCGTCCAGCTGGGTTGGTTCTTATCGGCAGGGATATAACTGAACGTAAAAACGCCGAGTTGGAAATGGCCAAGGCTAAGGAACGGTTTAGGGTTTACGTGGAGAACTCGCCTGTTGCTGTTTTCGTGGCTAATCCTGAAGGTAAATACGAGTACGCAAACGAAGCGGCTTCCAAGCTGCTGGGGTATTCCTGTGACGAACTGCTGACTATGAGCATTCCCCAGCTACTTTTCGAAGAAGACCTGCAAACCGCGCTCAAAAGCTTTGCAGAAGTCAAAAAAACGGGGCGCTCCCTAAGCGAGGTAGCACTGAAAACAAAAACTGGACGCCACGTATACGTCATCTTAAACTCTGTACAGCTGCCCGACGGCAACTTGTTGGCTTTCTGTGAAAACGTTACCCAACGCAAAAAAGCGGAACAGGAACTTTTGTTCCAAACTGAACGGGTACGGGCAACTTTTGCGGCTTCTCCCGATGCAATCTTGAACATTGATTTGGCTGGACGTATAGTTGATTGCAATGATGCGGTGCTGGAGCTTTTCTGTTATGAGTCTAAGGAGCAAATTATCGGCAGGTTATGTCTTGATTTAGTGGCTGAGTCTGAACGTGAGCGGACATTAACTGACCTCAAAGCAGTTATTGAAACAAACAAGATAATTCGCAACAAAGAATTCAAGGGGCTAAAAGGCAACGGCGAAGAATTCACAATTGAAGTCTCCTCTAGCACATTCAAAGGCAGCACAGGCAAAATCGCTGGAGTAATCGCAACAGCGCGCGACATAACCGACCGCAAAAAAGCCGAAACCCAAATCCGCCTTCTATCCAGCGTCGCCCAGCAAACAATCGAAGGCATCGCAGTTTCCGACAACAACGGCAAAATCCTCTTCGTTAACTCCGCATGGCTCAAAATGCACGGCTACACCGAAGAAGACACCTCAGACCTGATCGGGCATTGGATAGCCGCGTTTTACTACAACCCTCAACTTGAATCCCTAGCGCTAAACACCTCTCCCGAAAACGTATTCCGCGGAAGAATCACACAAGTACGAAAAGACGGCACCACCTTCCCCGCTTTAGCCACATTAAGCCCCCTAAAAAACGAGAACGGCGACGCAATCGGAGTTATTCACATGGCTAAAAACCTCACTGAAATCGTGCGGGACATACGCGATGTTGGCGTTACAAAACCTGATAGGTCATCTGTGGCGATAACATGA
- a CDS encoding Lrp/AsnC family transcriptional regulator gives MDDIDKKIVAQLQQDGRTTLQDLSKIIGYTSMGTKKRLEKLINSGVIKVSALINPNALGLHPAIVMLEMESAEAMEKLLARFKDCPRVIQIFKTIGGYNLIALVIAENQETLESISTEKCSLRCSEGIRRSEFYPISDFYFSPFLQIRGNLAHKERTITPCNVECSPCRRFEIKKCVGCPTTSQYKGTL, from the coding sequence TTGGATGACATAGACAAGAAAATAGTGGCGCAACTCCAGCAAGACGGACGCACAACCCTGCAGGACCTATCCAAGATCATCGGATACACCAGCATGGGCACCAAAAAACGCCTTGAAAAACTCATCAACAGCGGCGTCATCAAAGTCTCCGCCCTGATAAACCCCAACGCGCTGGGTCTTCACCCCGCCATAGTCATGCTGGAAATGGAAAGCGCCGAAGCCATGGAAAAACTGCTTGCCCGCTTCAAAGACTGCCCCCGAGTCATCCAAATCTTCAAAACCATAGGCGGCTACAACCTCATCGCCCTTGTCATCGCAGAAAACCAAGAAACCCTCGAAAGCATCTCCACCGAAAAATGCTCGCTCCGATGCAGCGAGGGAATTCGCCGCTCAGAATTCTACCCCATAAGCGATTTTTACTTCTCGCCGTTCCTGCAAATCCGCGGAAACTTGGCACACAAAGAACGAACCATAACACCCTGCAACGTAGAATGCAGCCCATGCAGACGATTTGAAATCAAAAAATGCGTCGGTTGCCCCACAACAAGCCAATACAAAGGCACCTTGTAG
- a CDS encoding MBL fold metallo-hydrolase → MAAANSALVGLGFKLREATAVELVSLVDNSVDMLSACDKVQVQTLRQWTQERHDDLWLKAHMQMPTAEHGFSMLIRVFDGTEKHAILFDTGTTPEVILENTKRMGIDLRQEVEAIVLSHGHYDHFGGLRAVVKEINKPDLPIIVHENMLGERGTTRPNGTVRKHTAFPTYEQLSPARLVPTKQPSSLANDLICITGEIPRKTSFEKGFGSNRVQKNGSWAVDSLIMDERAVVINVHGKGLVVISGCAHAGIINTASYAQQLTGNQTVYAVLGGFHLAGKTYEPRIDPTINELKRINPSLIVPMHCTGWKAMCKMAQTFPEAFVWNSTGNLYTIQ, encoded by the coding sequence ATGGCTGCTGCGAACTCTGCCTTGGTCGGTTTGGGTTTCAAGCTTAGAGAGGCAACTGCTGTGGAGTTGGTTAGTTTGGTGGATAATTCTGTGGATATGTTGTCTGCTTGTGATAAAGTGCAGGTTCAGACACTGCGGCAGTGGACTCAAGAGCGCCACGACGACTTATGGCTTAAAGCTCACATGCAAATGCCAACCGCCGAACACGGATTTTCCATGCTAATTCGCGTCTTTGACGGCACCGAAAAACACGCTATACTCTTTGACACAGGAACCACGCCTGAGGTCATTCTGGAAAACACGAAACGCATGGGCATAGACCTGCGGCAAGAAGTCGAAGCAATCGTGCTTTCTCACGGGCACTACGACCACTTCGGCGGACTTAGAGCTGTCGTCAAAGAAATCAACAAACCCGATTTGCCAATAATTGTCCACGAAAATATGCTGGGTGAACGCGGAACCACCCGCCCAAACGGAACTGTCCGCAAACACACCGCTTTTCCCACATACGAGCAACTCAGCCCAGCACGGCTCGTCCCAACCAAGCAGCCCTCCTCCTTGGCAAACGATTTAATCTGCATAACCGGCGAAATCCCCCGCAAAACCAGCTTCGAAAAAGGTTTTGGCTCTAACCGCGTCCAAAAGAACGGCTCTTGGGCAGTTGACTCGCTGATTATGGATGAACGCGCAGTAGTCATCAACGTCCACGGCAAGGGTTTAGTGGTTATTTCAGGTTGTGCGCATGCAGGTATAATAAACACCGCAAGCTACGCCCAGCAGCTAACAGGCAACCAAACCGTTTACGCGGTACTGGGTGGTTTTCATCTTGCAGGAAAAACCTACGAACCCCGCATCGACCCCACTATCAACGAACTAAAACGCATTAACCCTTCCCTAATTGTCCCCATGCACTGCACAGGCTGGAAAGCTATGTGCAAGATGGCTCAGACCTTCCCCGAGGCATTCGTATGGAACAGCACAGGAAACCTCTACACAATACAGTAA
- a CDS encoding plasma-membrane proton-efflux P-type ATPase, producing MSSKKLSDDSSGETPFEVYAKTGLSNQEVNSKIEQYGYNEIPEKKVNPYRKFLGYFWGPIPWMIEAAAGLSIAIAHYEDFAIILTLLIVNAVVGFWQEHKADNAIEMLKKRLAPKARVLREGKWQEIPSRQLVPGDIVRVRLGDVVPADVKLMKGNYVLADESALTGESLPVEKHASDLAYASSIVRQGEMDGYVVATGISSFFGKTTKLVGETKTGSHFQKAVMKIGNYLIVLAVIMVAIVFMVALFRSENLLEILQFALVLTVAAIPVALPAVLTVTMAIGAVELAKKEAIVSKLVAIEEMAGVDVLCSDKTGTITKNELTVAHAKTFGDFTVEDALLYGALASRAENHDPIDDAVITRARAIKATADQIKKYETVEFEPFDPVSKKTQATLKTQGKTVKVSKGAPQAILALAANKDAIQDKVNETVNSFASKGQRALGIAVADEKGKWRYVGLLAIYDPPRDDSADTIKTAQKLGMHVKMVTGDHIAIARQISQEVNLGTNVLPADAFVDKSDSEAKGLVENADGFAQVFPEHKYRIVQLLQERGHIVGMTGDGVNDAPALKKADVGIAVAGATDAAKSAADVVITHTGLSVIIDTIKESRKVFQRMQNYSIYRIAETVRVLLFLTLSIVAFNFYPITAVMIVILALLNDLPIMMIAYDKVKIQGNPVRWNLHDVLLVASLLGITGVFTSFGMLLIGLNVFHLDMATIQTLIFLKLTVAGHLTIYLARTGTHHFWERPFPAGILFGITETTQIFGTLIAVYGVFMAPIGWELAGFVWGYALLAFLITDTLKIHYFRLMKHSETKLKRVNTES from the coding sequence GTGAGCAGCAAAAAGTTATCTGATGATTCTTCGGGCGAGACCCCGTTTGAGGTTTACGCTAAAACAGGTTTATCCAATCAAGAAGTCAACAGCAAAATAGAACAGTACGGCTACAACGAGATTCCTGAAAAAAAAGTGAATCCGTACCGCAAGTTTTTGGGTTATTTTTGGGGACCAATTCCGTGGATGATAGAAGCCGCGGCGGGTTTGTCCATTGCGATTGCGCATTATGAAGATTTCGCGATAATTTTGACGTTGTTAATTGTGAATGCTGTGGTGGGTTTTTGGCAAGAACACAAAGCTGACAACGCGATAGAGATGCTCAAAAAACGTTTAGCGCCTAAAGCGCGGGTTTTGCGTGAGGGCAAATGGCAAGAAATCCCGTCAAGACAGCTGGTTCCAGGCGATATTGTGCGTGTGCGTTTGGGAGATGTTGTGCCTGCTGACGTCAAGTTAATGAAGGGAAACTATGTACTTGCGGATGAATCTGCCCTGACAGGAGAGTCCTTGCCAGTTGAAAAACATGCGTCAGACCTTGCCTACGCGAGCTCAATTGTACGGCAAGGAGAAATGGACGGATACGTCGTAGCAACAGGCATCAGCAGCTTCTTTGGCAAAACCACAAAACTCGTAGGCGAAACCAAAACAGGCAGCCACTTCCAAAAAGCCGTAATGAAAATCGGCAACTACCTAATCGTCCTAGCCGTCATAATGGTCGCCATAGTTTTCATGGTAGCGCTTTTCCGCAGCGAAAATTTGCTGGAGATTTTGCAGTTTGCCTTGGTGCTAACGGTTGCGGCGATTCCCGTGGCGTTGCCGGCGGTTTTGACGGTGACCATGGCTATTGGCGCGGTGGAGTTAGCTAAGAAGGAAGCCATTGTGAGTAAGTTGGTGGCAATTGAGGAGATGGCAGGCGTGGACGTGCTGTGCTCGGACAAGACGGGAACCATTACCAAAAACGAGCTCACAGTTGCACATGCGAAAACGTTTGGCGACTTCACAGTTGAAGATGCCCTGCTGTATGGCGCACTGGCTTCACGTGCTGAAAACCACGACCCCATCGACGATGCGGTCATAACCAGAGCCCGAGCAATCAAAGCCACCGCCGACCAAATAAAAAAATATGAAACCGTCGAGTTCGAACCCTTCGACCCGGTCTCCAAAAAAACTCAAGCCACCCTCAAAACCCAAGGCAAAACAGTAAAGGTTTCAAAAGGCGCCCCCCAAGCCATCCTCGCGTTAGCAGCAAACAAAGACGCCATCCAAGACAAAGTAAACGAAACCGTGAATTCATTTGCCAGTAAAGGACAACGCGCTTTAGGCATCGCAGTAGCAGACGAAAAGGGCAAGTGGCGTTATGTTGGGCTTCTTGCGATTTATGACCCACCCCGCGATGACTCTGCGGACACCATAAAAACTGCTCAAAAACTTGGAATGCATGTAAAGATGGTGACAGGCGACCACATAGCTATTGCGCGGCAGATTAGTCAGGAGGTTAATTTAGGTACGAACGTGTTGCCTGCGGACGCGTTTGTGGACAAATCAGACAGTGAAGCAAAGGGGCTTGTGGAGAACGCGGACGGGTTTGCACAGGTCTTCCCCGAACACAAATACCGCATCGTACAACTACTCCAAGAACGCGGACACATAGTAGGCATGACAGGAGACGGCGTAAACGATGCGCCTGCGTTGAAGAAGGCGGATGTGGGCATTGCGGTTGCGGGCGCTACGGATGCGGCGAAATCTGCGGCGGATGTGGTGATTACGCATACGGGTTTGTCGGTTATTATTGACACGATAAAGGAGAGCCGCAAAGTTTTCCAGCGCATGCAAAACTACTCAATCTACCGCATAGCCGAAACGGTACGTGTCTTGTTGTTCTTGACGCTTTCAATTGTAGCCTTCAACTTCTATCCTATAACGGCAGTGATGATTGTCATATTGGCGTTGCTTAACGATTTGCCTATCATGATGATTGCCTATGATAAAGTAAAAATCCAGGGTAACCCTGTAAGGTGGAACCTGCATGATGTCTTGCTTGTGGCTTCGCTGCTGGGCATCACAGGCGTGTTCACAAGTTTTGGGATGCTCTTGATAGGGCTAAACGTGTTCCACTTGGACATGGCGACAATTCAAACGCTCATATTCCTCAAGTTAACCGTCGCAGGACACCTAACCATCTACCTCGCACGCACAGGCACCCACCACTTCTGGGAACGCCCCTTCCCCGCAGGCATACTCTTTGGCATCACCGAAACCACCCAAATCTTTGGCACACTAATTGCAGTCTACGGCGTATTCATGGCGCCAATTGGCTGGGAACTAGCTGGGTTTGTCTGGGGCTACGCGTTGCTGGCGTTTTTGATAACTGACACCCTAAAAATACACTATTTCCGCCTAATGAAGCACAGCGAAACCAAGTTGAAACGGGTAAATACCGAGTCTTAA